In Zingiber officinale cultivar Zhangliang chromosome 1A, Zo_v1.1, whole genome shotgun sequence, a genomic segment contains:
- the LOC122030442 gene encoding receptor-like protein 51, whose product MAQPLSALPLLILLISGAAAPPPEVPSRGSDLDPRQLTALQSMGFPTSRDPCSVPSARDNATACDNSAPFRHLVSLRLANCSPDLDLPTTALRALSTLRSLSFLRCPVSAPKHLPVSLASSLRSFSCDTSLRRLTGVWLSRLQNLTDLSVVGVPISTSGPAVVLSQMRRLRSVTIARTNLSGGVPRHWHALDLVYLNFSSNRLKGRIPSSISALGSLQNLDLSSNALSGTLPDSIGDLADLKNATFAHNSLSGPIPDSISQLSSLTHLDLSSNQFNGSIPKFVAEMKQLKFLNLEKNNFQGVFPFNATFLRKLDVFKVGGNANLCYNRTQLPSKLKLKLGIAPCDKYGQPVSPPPDRSTRADSDYADDGSDEGSGDNGGGGGGNHHGPSKLVLGVAIALSCLVFLVIFLICLSKICR is encoded by the coding sequence ATGGCGCAGCCCCTTTCCGCCCTCCCTCTGCTAATCCTACTAATCTCCGGCGCCGCCGCTCCTCCGCCGGAGGTCCCCTCGCGAGGCTCCGATCTAGACCCACGGCAGCTGACTGCGCTCCAATCCATGGGGTTCCCCACCTCCCGCGACCCCTGCTCTGTCCCTTCCGCCCGCGACAACGCGACCGCCTGCGACAACTCCGCCCCATTCCGCCACCTCGTCTCCCTCCGCTTAGCCAACTGTTCCCCCGACCTCGACCTCCCTACCACCGCCCTCCGCGCCCTCTCCACTCTTCGCTCACTCTCTTTCCTCCGCTGTCCCGTCTCCGCCCCCAAGCACCTCCCGGTTTCCCTCGCCTCCTCCCTCCGCTCCTTCTCCTGTGACACCTCCCTCCGCCGCCTCACCGGCGTGTGGCTCTCCCGCCTCCAGAACCTCACCGACCTCTCCGTTGTCGGCGTCCCCATCTCCACCAGCGGTCCCGCCGTCGTCCTCTCCCAGATGCGCCGCCTCCGCTCGGTCACCATAGCTCGGACCAACCTCTCCGGCGGCGTTCCCCGCCACTGGCACGCTCTCGACCTCGTCTACCTCAACTTCTCCTCCAACCGCCTCAAGGGCCGTATTCCCAGCTCGATCTCCGCCCTCGGCTCCCTCCAAAACCTCGATCTCAGCTCCAATGCCCTCTCCGGAACCCTACCTGACTCCATCGGCGACCTCGCCGACCTGAAAAACGCAACTTTCGCCCACAACTCGCTCTCCGGCCCGATCCCCGACTCAATCTCCCAGCTTTCGTCGCTGACCCACCTCGATCTGAGCTCGAATCAGTTCAACGGAAGCATCCCAAAGTTCGTCGCCGAAATGAAGCAGCTCAAATTCCTAAACCTGGAGAAGAACAACTTCCAGGGAGTCTTCCCCTTCAACGCGACCTTCCTCCGCAAGCTCGACGTCTTCAAGGTCGGCGGCAACGCCAACCTCTGCTACAACCGCACGCAGCTCCCCTCCAAGCTCAAGCTCAAGCTCGGCATCGCGCCCTGCGACAAGTACGGCCAGCCGGTGTCGCCGCCACCGGACCGCTCCACGCGGGCGGACTCAGACTACGCCGACGATGGCAGCGACGAAGGAAGCGGAGACAATGGCGGCGGCGGAGGCGGAAACCACCACGGGCCTAGCAAGCTGGTGCTCGGGGTGGCGATCGCCCTCTCCTGCCTCGTTTTCTTGGTCATCTTCCTCATTTGCCTATCCAAAATCTGCCGCTGA
- the LOC122030432 gene encoding proline-rich receptor-like protein kinase PERK2, translating into MSASPPTASGPPPPSSTPPPVASAPPPPTNSSPPPTTSNAAPPPSNSAPPPTTPIPPPPVSSPPPNSASPPPTSPPPATPPPATSPPPTSAPPPPTSPPPATPPPASPPPLSSPPPPSPSNSAPPPASPPPASPPPPLLPPRSPPPPQVGPPSPVLSPPPPPLTRSPPPPITPPRNVPPPSPPPSSPLTPSPPSPPLTPSPPSPSLTPSPPPGPPPPSSNTSSSSSSTGAIAGGGAAAAVVLALLLGVFLFLCRRSRRRRPPTPTSSPHPDYPYPPHYTPSPVKLSSSETMPLSSGPSRHSGSRHPSGETPLSPSSPAFNLNFAKINFTFEELARATAGFSDANILGRGGFGQVFKGTLDGKEFAVKRLTAGSGQGDREFLAEVEKLSRVHHKHLVTWEGYCISGSQRMLVYEYLPNKTLEFHLHGKDQPTMEWSIRVKIAVGSAKGLAYLHEDCRPKIIHRDIKAANILLDMNFEPKVSDFGLAKFQGEGDTHVSTRVVGTFGYVAPEYAVSGKLSDKSDVFSFGVMLLELISGRRPVFSGQGYMDESLVTWARPLLTQAGKDGNYDALIDPCLEKVYGPNEMTRMVACAAACVRQSAKLRPRMSEIVRFLEGELPLEVLHGEVLPGHSAIESSSNSEFMRRLRRMAFGNPEDTSSSLYSVSESNENQDSSFVDNDPYEIAWSRRSTKDFSSEV; encoded by the exons ATGTCTGCGTCGCCCCCGACGGCCTCGGGCCCCCCGCCGCCGTCCTCGACGCCTCCTCCAGTGGCCTCTGCGCCTCCTCCTCCGACGAATTCCTCGCCGCCTCCGACGACTTCGAATGCTGCGCCGCCCCCTTCCAACTCAGCGCCGCCTCCGACGACGCCCATCCCGCCCCCTCCGGTTTCCAGCCCTCCGCCTAATTCGGCGTCGCCGCCTCCTACATCTCCTCCTCCGGCAACTCCTCCGCCGGCGACGTCCCCTCCGCCTACCTCAGCGCCGCCGCCTCCCACCTCTCCTCCTCCAGCAACACCTCCGCCGGCATCCCCTCCTCCACTATCGTCGCCGCCGCCGCCCTCTCCTTCGAATTCCGCTCCTCCCCCTGCCTCCCCTCCGCCCGCCTCGCCGCCGCCACCGCTCCTCCCTCCTCGGTCACCGCCTCCACCCCAAGTGGGTCCTCCCTCGCCGGTCCTCTCTCCACCTCCGCCACCCTTGACTCGGTCGCCCCCTCCACCAATCACTCCTCCGCGTAACGTACCTCCACCGTCGCCGCCCCCTTCATCTCCGCTCACACCATCTCCACCGTCGCCTCCACTCACACCATCTCCACCGTCGCCTTCACTCACACCATCTCCACCGCCAGGTCCGCCACCTCCATCCTCGAACACCTCAAGCTCGTCGTCCTCAACTGGAGCAATAGCAGGAGGGGGAGCAGCGGCGGCCGTGGTCCTCGCCCTTTTGCTGGGCGTATTTTTATTCCTCTGCCGGAGGAGTCGCCGGCGACGACCTCCGACACCAACATCTTCCCCACACCCAG ACTATCCATATCCTCCTCATTATACTCCTTCACCGGTGAAGCTCTCTTCCTCAGAGACAATGCCTCTTTCAAGTGGACCGAGCCGCCATTCAGGATCCCGCCACCCCTCCGGTGAAACTCCATTATCGCCCTCTTCCCCAGCCTTCAACCTCAATTTTGCAAAGATTAACTTCACTTTCGAAGAACTGGCACGGGCAACCGCAGGATTCTCCGACGCTAATATTCTCGGCAGAGGTGGCTTTGGCCAGGTTTTCAAAGGCACACTCGATGGCAAGGAATTCGCCGTCAAGAGATTGACAGCCGGGAGTGGGCAGGGCGACCGAGAATTCCTTGCCGAAGTCGAAAAACTCAGTCGTGTTCATCACAAACACTTGGTGACATGGGAAGGCTACTGCATTTCTGGAAGCCAGAGGATGCTTGTGTATGAGTATCTTCCTAACAAGACTCTGGAGTTTCACTTACATG GGAAGGATCAGCCGACGATGGAATGGTCGATCAGAGTCAAGATTGCTGTTGGTTCCGCTAAGGGGTTAGCTTATCTTCACGAAGATT GTCGTCCTAAAATTATTCACCGTGATATCAAGGCTGCCAATATTCTCCTTGATATGAACTTTGAGCCGAAG GTTTCAGATTTTGGGCTGGCTAAGTTTCAAGGCGAAGGCGACACACATGTTTCGACTAGAGTTGTTGGAACCTTCGG GTATGTGGCACCTGAATACGCAGTTTCCGGTAAACTAAGCGATAAGTCTGATGTCTTTTCTTTCGGAGTAATGCTGCTGGAATTGATCAGTGGAAGACGACCTGTGTTTTCAGGTCAAGGTTACATGGATGAGTCTTTGGTTACTTGG GCAAGACCATTGCTAACACAAGCTGGAAAGGATGGCAACTATGATGCCCTCATCGACCCATGTCTTGAGAAAGTCTACGGTCCTAACGAGATGACACGCATGGTTGCTTGCGCCGCTGCCTGTGTACGCCAGTCTGCAAAACTTCGGCCGCGAATGAGTGAG ATTGTTCGGTTCTTGGAAGGGGAGTTACCTCTCGAGGTTTTGCACGGAGAAGTTTTGCCTGGACACAGTGCCATTGAGAGTTCATCCAACTCGGAATTCATGAGAAGATTGAGGAGGATGGCATTTGGGAATCCAGAAGATACAAGCAGCAGCCTTTACAGTGTGAGTGAGTCAAATGAGAACCAAGATTCCTCATTCGTCGACAATGATCCATATGAGATAGCATGGTCGAGGAGAAGCACCAAAGATTTCAGTTCTGAAGTATAG
- the LOC122009664 gene encoding mitochondrial adenine nucleotide transporter ADNT1-like, giving the protein MESEDLGRKGTEESAAPNAIVNLAEDPKLSGEGVKDPGRSFMSICKSLVAGGVAGGVSRTAVAPLERLKILLQVQNPHYIQYNGTIQGLKYIWRSEGFIGLFKGNGTNCARIIPNSAVKFFTYEQASREILWLYRWQSGNEDAQLTPVLRLGAGACAGIIGMSSTYPMDMVRGRITVQTDKSPRQYRGMIHALATIYREEGFRSLYRGWLPSVIGVIPYAGLNFGVYESLKDWLIKTNPYGLAEDSELNISTKLACGATAGIAGQTFAYPLDVIRRRMQMVGWKDAGTIVTGQGKSKAPLEYNGMVDAFRKTVQNEGFRALYKGLVPNCVKVAPAIAITFVTYEATKDVLGVEK; this is encoded by the exons ATGGAATCGGAAGATCTGGGCCGGAAGGGGACGGAGGAGTCGGCGGCCCCCAACGCGATCGTGAACCTAGCGGAGGACCCGAAGCTCTCGGGGGAGGGAGTCAAGGACCCCGGCCGCTCGTTTATGAGCATCTGCAAATCCCTCGTCGCCGGAGGTGTTGCTGGAGGAGT ATCAAGGACTGCTGTTGCTCCACTTGAACGATTAAAAATCTTACTTCAG GTCCAAAATCCTCACTATATTCAGTATAATGGAACAATACAAGGCCTCAAGTACATTTGGAGATCTGAGGGTTTTATAGGGCTTTTCAAAGGCAATGGAACCAATTGTGCACGAATCATCCCAAATTCTGCAGTTAAATTCTTTACTTACGAACAAGCTTCACG CGAAATTCTGTGGCTTTACCGGTGGCAATCCGGCAACG AAGATGCTCAACTTACTCCTGTGTTGCGCCTTGGAGCGGGAGCTTGTGCTGGAATTATCGGAATGTCATCTACTTATCCCATGGACATGGTTCGAGGAAGGATCACTGTCCAG ACAGACAAGTCCCCTCGCCAGTACAGAGGAATGATTCATGCTTTAGCAACCATTTATAGGGAAGAAGGTTTTCGATCTCTTTACAGAGGCTGGCTTCCGTCGGTCATTGGAGTC ATCCCCTACGCCGGCCTCAACTTTGGTGTCTATGAATCTCTGAAGGATTGGCTGATCAAAACTAATCCATATGGACTTGCTGAAGATTCTGAGTTGAATATCTCCACGAAGCTGGCTTGCGGAGCTACAGCCGGAATCGCTGGCCAGACCTTTGCCTACCCGCTCGATGTAATTCGGAGAAGAATGCAAATGGTGGGCTGGAAGGACGCTGGCACAATCGTGACAGGCCAGGGTAAGAGCAAAGCGCCCTTGGAGTACAATGGAATGGTTGATGCCTTCAGGAAGACGGTCCAAAACGAAGGCTTTCGTGCATTGTACAAGGGTCTGGTCCCCAACTGTGTCAAG gtTGCGCCGGCAATTGCCATTACATTTGTGACTTATGAGGCCACAAAGGatgtccttggagtagagaagtGA
- the LOC122030452 gene encoding protein CONTINUOUS VASCULAR RING 1-like → MGEEGSPSSMGSLERDRELLIPVSMELHGSTNASSSSSHHHSGREAFYKVIRSWTSKKFMTGCVILFPIAMTFYITWWFYHFVDGFFSPVYAQLGINIFGLGFATSITFIFLVGVFMSSWLGASVLGLGEWFIKRMPFVRHIYNASKQISSAVSPDQNKQAFKEVVIIRHPRLGEYAFGFITSAVSLQHTYSVEEELYCVYVPTNHLYVGDIFLVSSKDIIRPNLSVREGIEIVVSTGMSMPQILTTLDPHMVPVDRTKI, encoded by the exons ATGGGCGAGGAGGGGTCGCCGAGCTCGATGGGGAGCCTGGAGAGAGATCGGGAGCTTCTTATTCCCGTATCCATGGAACTCCACGGTTCCACCAatgcttcttcctcttcctctcatcaCCATTCCGGTAGAGAG GCTTTTTATAAAGTCATCCGTAGTTGGACTTCGAAGAAGTTTATGACAGGATG TGTCATTCTCTTTCCTATTGCAATGACGTTCTATATCACTTGGTGGTTTTACCATTTTGTGGATGGATTTTTTTCTCCAGTCTATGCTCAACTTGGGATAAACATATTCG GACTTGGTTTTGCTACTTCCATAACGTTTATCTTCTTGGTTGGAGTTTTCATGTCATCATGGTTGGGTGCATCTGTCCTTGGCCTTGGTGAATGGTTTATTAAGCGCATGCCATTTGTTCGTCATATTTACAATGCTTCTAAGCAAATAAGTTCTGCTGTCTCACCAG ACCAGAATAAACAAGCCTTCAAGGAAGTCGTGATTATTAGGCACCCTCGGTTAGGTGAATATGCATTTGGATTTATCACATCTGCGGTTTCCCTACAG CATACTTATTCCGTTGAGGAGGAACTCTACTGTGTTTATGTCCCAACCAACCATCTCTACGTTGGCGATATTTTTCTAGTCAGCTCGAAAGATATTATTAGACCGAACCTTTCTGTCCGTGAAGGAATCG AGATTGTTGTTTCTACTGGCATGTCGATGCCGCAAATTCTCACTACACTTGATCCGCACATGGTACCAGTTGATAGAACTAAGATCTAA